A single genomic interval of Lentimicrobiaceae bacterium harbors:
- a CDS encoding C1 family peptidase: MKKLTVLLLLATLSISVFAQDKKEKEEGFVFTTVKEIPITSIKNQNRSSTCWAYSTLSFIEAELLRMGKGEQDFSEMFVVYHTMIDRATNYVRLHGESSFSPGGSFYDVMYCWKHYGIVPDHIMPAGVMYGDTLANHNYVDAAAKGYVDAVVNTKSSKISHLWKQPLEAIYDTYLGKLPTEFTVNGKTYTPRSYADSFGLNPDDYISLTSYTHHPFYEKFSIEIQDNWRNGLSYNLPIEELMEVMRNAVNTGYTFAWGSDVSEDGFTRNGIAVMPDAERGAELTGSDMAHWLGMSRTDRRAELTSKPLPEMEITQEMRQKAFDNWETTDDHGMVIYGVAKDQNGKPYFMMKNSWGKAGKYEGIWYVSEAFAAYKTMNILVHKDAIPKDIRKKLGIK; the protein is encoded by the coding sequence ATGAAAAAATTAACAGTATTATTACTATTGGCGACGCTTTCAATAAGCGTTTTTGCTCAAGACAAAAAAGAAAAAGAAGAAGGTTTTGTTTTTACAACCGTAAAAGAAATTCCTATCACTTCAATTAAAAATCAAAACCGTTCGTCAACCTGCTGGGCATACTCTACCCTATCGTTTATTGAAGCTGAGTTGCTACGTATGGGAAAAGGCGAGCAGGATTTTTCCGAAATGTTTGTGGTGTATCACACCATGATTGACCGTGCAACAAATTACGTGCGACTACACGGAGAGTCAAGTTTTTCGCCCGGTGGTAGTTTCTACGACGTTATGTATTGCTGGAAACACTACGGCATCGTCCCCGACCACATTATGCCTGCAGGTGTTATGTACGGCGATACCTTGGCTAACCACAACTACGTTGACGCTGCAGCAAAAGGATACGTTGATGCTGTTGTGAACACCAAATCTTCGAAAATTTCACACCTATGGAAACAACCTTTAGAAGCAATTTACGACACATATTTGGGCAAACTTCCTACCGAATTTACCGTTAACGGCAAAACATATACACCCAGAAGTTACGCCGATAGCTTTGGTCTTAATCCCGACGACTATATTTCGCTGACAAGCTACACACATCACCCTTTTTACGAAAAATTTTCTATAGAAATTCAAGATAATTGGCGTAATGGTTTGTCGTACAATCTGCCTATAGAAGAACTTATGGAAGTGATGAGAAACGCTGTAAACACAGGTTACACCTTTGCTTGGGGCTCCGACGTTAGCGAAGACGGTTTTACACGCAACGGTATAGCTGTTATGCCCGATGCTGAACGTGGTGCAGAACTGACAGGCTCGGATATGGCTCATTGGTTAGGAATGTCGAGAACCGACAGACGTGCAGAACTCACTTCTAAACCACTACCAGAAATGGAAATAACCCAAGAAATGCGTCAGAAAGCATTTGATAACTGGGAAACCACCGACGACCACGGAATGGTAATTTACGGCGTTGCCAAAGACCAAAACGGTAAACCTTATTTTATGATGAAAAACTCATGGGGAAAAGCCGGTAAATACGAAGGTATATGGTACGTTTCGGAAGCTTTTGCAGCATACAAAACCATGAATATATTAGTGCACAAAGATGCTATTCCTAAAGATATTCGCAAAAAATTAGGAATAAAATAA
- a CDS encoding amino acid permease — MNETKKFGTSAVYFTALSTIVGAIVFLRFGFAVGTVGLWGAFILIIIGHLVTIPTALAISELATNKRVEGGGEYFIISRSFGLNIGATLGMLLYLSQTISVAFYIVAFTEAFEFLFNYFQASYGIILPKQVISIPAMLILSVIVLTKGANMGLKVLYIAGSLVLLALFMFFIGKPVGGAGVDLYEANATLKNTGSMFLVLAIIFPAFTGITAGVGLSGDLKNPGKSIPIGTTLATLTGFVLYLIICIKLASSASPDALSDNQLIMANIAIGGKILIPLGLAACTFTSALSSVMVGPRTLQALALDDSLPIRKSNKWLSQTRKRDNEPVNASIVTCLIAIVFVAFGSVDSVAQIISMFFLVTYGSLCLISFLHHFGSSPSYRPTFKSKWYISLAGFIISIWAMFQISFIYTVIAYIAIIGLYIYMEHYHSDRKGFSAIFANTLFQMNRGLQIYLQNKRKRASEESTTEEEWRPSAICISRNTFRRDAALKLLNWISYKYGFGTYLHLIDGYYSKKTNEQAKAELERLLNNLDTSNQVYIDTLISPSTTSAISQSIQTPGIAGMENNMVIFEYLKSDPEADLKDIITNFRMVNAGGFDVCILGTSRKPIIYKNGIHIWVPSFDTENTNLMILLGFIIMGHPSWKKANIKIFNICYPHETEEIRKNMNELISSGRLPITETNIEIIERDENVSVKEIINKRSLDAGLTMLGFNENAFKKDDDISFFEGYDNVGNVLFVHSNGEKVIS, encoded by the coding sequence ATGAATGAAACTAAAAAATTCGGTACATCTGCTGTTTATTTCACAGCCCTTTCTACAATTGTTGGCGCTATTGTTTTTTTACGTTTTGGATTTGCTGTGGGTACTGTCGGCTTGTGGGGAGCATTTATATTAATTATAATCGGGCACTTGGTTACCATTCCTACGGCTTTGGCTATATCCGAATTAGCTACCAACAAACGCGTTGAAGGCGGAGGCGAGTATTTTATTATTTCGCGCTCGTTCGGGCTCAATATTGGCGCAACTTTGGGTATGTTACTCTATCTTTCGCAAACAATTAGCGTAGCCTTTTATATTGTGGCTTTTACCGAAGCCTTTGAGTTTTTGTTTAATTACTTTCAAGCTAGTTACGGTATCATCCTTCCTAAACAGGTAATAAGCATACCCGCTATGCTAATATTGTCGGTAATTGTACTGACAAAGGGAGCAAATATGGGTTTGAAAGTTTTGTACATAGCCGGCTCACTTGTTTTGCTTGCTTTGTTTATGTTTTTCATAGGTAAACCCGTTGGTGGAGCAGGTGTAGATTTATACGAAGCTAATGCCACTTTAAAGAATACGGGAAGTATGTTTTTGGTCTTAGCCATTATATTTCCTGCATTTACGGGTATAACCGCAGGAGTGGGGTTGTCAGGCGATTTGAAAAATCCAGGGAAATCCATTCCTATAGGTACAACTTTGGCTACTCTTACCGGATTTGTTTTATATCTGATTATTTGTATAAAACTTGCATCCTCGGCTTCGCCGGACGCTTTATCGGATAATCAATTGATTATGGCTAATATCGCTATTGGCGGCAAAATTCTAATTCCTCTTGGTTTAGCTGCTTGTACCTTTACGTCGGCTTTAAGTTCCGTTATGGTTGGACCTCGCACCTTGCAGGCTCTCGCGTTAGACGATTCGCTACCTATAAGGAAAAGCAATAAATGGCTTAGCCAAACCCGAAAAAGAGATAATGAACCCGTTAATGCTTCAATAGTTACTTGCTTGATTGCAATAGTTTTTGTTGCATTCGGAAGTGTTGACTCGGTTGCGCAAATCATATCTATGTTCTTCTTAGTTACATACGGAAGTCTGTGTTTGATATCTTTTCTACACCACTTCGGTTCTTCTCCGTCGTACCGTCCTACATTTAAGTCGAAATGGTATATCTCGCTTGCAGGATTTATTATTTCTATATGGGCAATGTTCCAAATCAGCTTTATATACACAGTTATAGCGTATATAGCCATAATAGGTTTGTATATCTACATGGAGCATTATCACAGCGACCGCAAAGGATTTTCGGCTATATTTGCCAATACGCTTTTCCAAATGAATAGAGGCTTGCAAATATATCTTCAAAACAAGAGAAAAAGAGCCTCTGAAGAATCTACAACGGAAGAAGAGTGGCGTCCTAGTGCAATATGTATTTCCAGAAACACTTTTAGACGCGATGCTGCTTTAAAACTACTCAACTGGATTTCGTACAAATACGGATTTGGCACATATTTGCATCTGATAGACGGCTACTACTCAAAAAAGACTAACGAACAGGCTAAAGCCGAGTTAGAGCGTTTGCTTAATAATCTAGACACATCAAATCAGGTGTATATCGATACACTTATTTCGCCTTCGACCACTTCGGCTATATCGCAGTCTATACAAACTCCCGGAATTGCAGGAATGGAAAATAACATGGTTATTTTCGAGTATTTGAAAAGCGACCCTGAAGCAGACTTGAAAGATATAATAACCAATTTCCGCATGGTAAATGCAGGAGGATTTGATGTCTGTATTTTGGGTACAAGTCGCAAGCCAATTATATACAAGAACGGTATTCACATTTGGGTTCCCAGCTTCGATACCGAAAATACCAACCTGATGATTTTATTAGGCTTTATTATAATGGGTCACCCAAGCTGGAAAAAAGCCAATATTAAAATCTTTAATATCTGCTACCCTCATGAGACTGAAGAAATCAGGAAAAACATGAACGAGCTGATTAGCAGCGGTCGTTTGCCAATTACCGAAACCAATATAGAAATTATTGAGCGTGACGAAAACGTTTCGGTAAAGGAAATCATAAACAAAAGGTCGTTGGATGCCGGACTAACCATGCTTGGCTTTAATGAAAACGCATTTAAGAAAGACGATGATATTTCATTTTTCGAAGGATACGACAATGTTGGAAATGTTCTGTTTGTGCATTCGAATGGAGAGAAGGTGATTAGTTAA
- a CDS encoding lamin tail domain-containing protein encodes MKKILFTLLFVNLSLFVFFTNSIKAQTTEDFEEQTALTTSYADGSFTNSVSGITWTYGHSRDEGSYSITNKGLMLRRASDSYLEATFPNGVGTFTFQYRKAFTGANTRQLELIVNSTQVATTPEFGGVSGEDPTIHDFTHAVNTSGSVTIRIKNVGTTTSNRQTTIDNISWTEYGGATPTIAITSPTAGANWTQGTSQNITWTASNTNSNVKIEFSDNASAGSPTWTTLAASVATTAGTWTWNIPATQTLSNDCKIRISDIPQTVSAQSGTFNIVAPTPTVATIAELRAGTIGNTYKLTGEAVVTYMQNFRKQKYIQDATAAILIDDNAGKITSTYQIGDGMTGLTGVLNEYGNMMQFTPTADPGAPTSTGNVITPEVVTITQLINNFDNYEAELIKIENVRFQDPTGNFATGQVYPIIDNNNNTFNFRTTFYDANYIGTAIPANLMDMVVLPNSRSDGDYVTSRDSDDFLFVTQVITVTSPNGGEFVQQGTNFNITWTSANVTGNVKIELIGTNASVIAASVANNGSYTWAVPANQAIANDYKVKISSVADASIFDESDAVFSVIAPVVLPDLVITEIMYNSPGPDEEWIEIYNNDNIAVDMEGYWLIDNVATHTPIVLPQGAILDPGARYTVKIATNGNFPFVPDFDGSGNFSLNNNQDEIKLYNNYNMLIDSVAYTDSAPWPTAPDGGGSSLTFCDPSLDNSLAENWLASSEPFITLQGDTIYATPGEGCYFSSDNIIISEIMYNPPDNGNDTLEFVEIYNKGNAIVDLTGWKFTSGITYTFPDTTLMPNNYYLVALNPVSMQYAFGVNCAQWESGMLDNTSDIITLTDAIGTVKAEISYTNQSPWPEIPLSGGPSITFCNTSLDNSDPANWSASTNLIGYNGANEPLYASPGTGCMSGANIVITEIMYNPPETGTDSLEFIELYNLGETAINLKDFKFTQGVQFTFPDITLDTEQYLLVAVDSSAIRNVFNVGSLQWTSGALSNSGENIRLVDNFGVIIDEVHYMPSSPWDSLANGTGRSLTLCDPTSDNSLPSNWTASIEFAAINNIGDTLWATPLGGCIDPLPIANFIADITDIFEGDMVRFTDLSTNSPTQWNWTFEGGTPATSTERNPEVVYNTFGDYSVTLVVANENGSDSLTLTNYIHVDIREGVDYDKSGIIVYPNPSNGLVKIENTANNNLKIDLISFSGKIVDTTIDNSSIITLNYNKQAKGIYVLRITDTKLKKSETIKLILQ; translated from the coding sequence ATGAAAAAAATTCTATTCACACTTTTGTTCGTAAATCTATCCTTGTTCGTGTTTTTCACAAACAGTATAAAAGCTCAAACAACCGAAGATTTTGAAGAACAAACAGCACTAACTACGTCGTACGCCGACGGCTCATTTACAAACTCTGTAAGTGGAATTACATGGACTTACGGACATTCAAGAGATGAAGGAAGTTACTCAATTACAAATAAGGGCTTAATGCTAAGAAGGGCTTCCGACAGCTATCTTGAAGCCACATTTCCAAATGGTGTAGGCACATTTACTTTTCAGTACAGAAAGGCATTTACAGGTGCTAATACCAGACAACTGGAATTAATAGTAAATAGCACTCAGGTTGCAACGACACCTGAGTTTGGTGGCGTTTCCGGAGAAGATCCAACCATTCATGATTTCACACACGCAGTCAACACTTCAGGTTCAGTAACAATAAGAATAAAAAATGTTGGTACTACTACGTCAAATAGACAAACTACTATCGACAATATTTCTTGGACAGAATATGGTGGTGCAACCCCAACAATAGCCATTACCTCTCCCACCGCAGGAGCCAACTGGACACAAGGCACTTCGCAAAACATTACTTGGACTGCTTCCAACACGAACAGTAACGTAAAAATTGAATTTTCTGATAACGCATCTGCAGGTTCTCCAACATGGACTACACTTGCAGCTTCGGTTGCCACAACAGCAGGTACATGGACATGGAACATTCCTGCTACTCAAACTTTAAGCAACGATTGTAAAATCAGAATTAGCGACATTCCTCAAACCGTTTCGGCACAAAGCGGTACTTTTAATATTGTAGCTCCAACTCCTACCGTTGCTACCATAGCCGAACTTAGAGCCGGTACTATAGGTAATACGTACAAACTCACCGGAGAAGCTGTTGTTACTTACATGCAAAATTTTAGAAAACAAAAATACATTCAAGATGCTACAGCTGCTATATTAATTGACGACAATGCCGGAAAAATTACAAGTACATACCAAATTGGCGACGGCATGACAGGTCTTACCGGAGTTTTGAACGAATACGGTAATATGATGCAGTTTACCCCAACAGCTGACCCTGGTGCTCCTACTTCTACCGGAAATGTTATAACTCCCGAAGTTGTTACTATTACACAGCTTATAAATAATTTTGATAATTATGAAGCCGAACTTATTAAAATAGAAAACGTTAGATTCCAAGACCCTACAGGAAACTTTGCTACAGGTCAGGTTTATCCTATAATTGATAATAACAACAACACCTTCAATTTTAGAACAACATTTTATGATGCAAACTACATAGGCACAGCTATTCCTGCTAATTTGATGGATATGGTTGTATTGCCAAACTCCAGAAGCGATGGCGACTACGTTACCAGTAGAGATAGTGACGATTTTCTGTTTGTAACACAAGTTATAACTGTAACAAGTCCCAACGGAGGCGAATTTGTACAACAAGGTACTAACTTCAACATTACCTGGACATCGGCAAACGTTACCGGCAACGTAAAAATTGAACTTATAGGCACAAATGCCAGCGTAATAGCTGCCTCTGTTGCCAACAACGGTTCATACACATGGGCAGTACCTGCCAACCAAGCTATTGCAAACGACTATAAAGTAAAAATATCGAGTGTTGCAGATGCCAGTATTTTTGACGAAAGCGACGCTGTATTTTCGGTTATTGCTCCTGTTGTTTTACCCGACTTGGTAATTACCGAAATAATGTATAATTCGCCTGGACCTGACGAAGAATGGATTGAAATATATAACAACGACAATATTGCCGTTGATATGGAAGGCTACTGGCTGATTGACAACGTTGCTACTCATACCCCAATAGTGCTTCCTCAAGGTGCAATATTAGATCCGGGTGCAAGATATACGGTTAAAATTGCTACAAACGGAAATTTCCCATTTGTTCCCGATTTTGACGGTAGCGGAAACTTTAGCTTGAACAACAACCAAGATGAAATAAAATTATACAATAATTATAATATGTTAATCGATTCGGTTGCATACACAGATAGTGCACCATGGCCTACAGCACCCGACGGTGGTGGTAGCAGTTTGACATTTTGCGACCCATCTTTAGACAATAGTTTAGCCGAAAACTGGTTAGCATCAAGTGAACCTTTTATTACGCTTCAAGGCGATACAATTTATGCAACTCCCGGTGAAGGTTGTTATTTTTCAAGCGATAATATCATTATAAGCGAAATTATGTACAACCCGCCTGATAATGGTAACGATACCCTTGAGTTTGTTGAAATTTACAACAAAGGAAACGCAATAGTTGACCTAACGGGTTGGAAATTTACTTCGGGCATTACCTACACATTCCCCGATACTACACTTATGCCAAACAACTATTATCTTGTTGCTCTAAATCCCGTTTCTATGCAATATGCTTTTGGTGTTAATTGCGCTCAATGGGAATCGGGTATGCTTGACAATACAAGCGATATAATAACTTTAACCGATGCTATAGGTACTGTAAAAGCCGAAATATCGTATACAAATCAGTCTCCGTGGCCCGAAATTCCTTTAAGCGGCGGTCCTTCAATTACGTTCTGCAACACATCGTTAGATAATAGCGACCCTGCAAACTGGTCTGCATCGACAAACCTTATCGGATACAATGGTGCCAATGAACCTCTGTATGCTTCACCTGGCACAGGTTGCATGAGCGGTGCAAATATAGTTATTACCGAAATTATGTACAATCCGCCTGAAACAGGAACCGACTCTTTAGAATTTATTGAACTTTACAACTTGGGCGAAACTGCTATCAATTTAAAAGATTTCAAATTCACACAAGGCGTTCAATTTACCTTCCCCGATATTACATTAGACACTGAACAGTATTTGCTAGTTGCAGTTGACTCATCAGCTATCAGAAACGTTTTTAACGTAGGAAGTTTGCAATGGACAAGCGGTGCATTGAGCAATAGCGGCGAAAACATCAGATTAGTTGATAATTTCGGTGTTATTATTGACGAAGTTCACTACATGCCTTCAAGCCCATGGGATAGCTTAGCTAACGGAACAGGTCGTTCGCTTACACTTTGCGACCCAACTTCAGATAACAGCCTACCAAGCAACTGGACTGCTTCTATCGAATTTGCAGCTATTAATAATATTGGTGATACTCTTTGGGCTACACCACTTGGCGGATGCATTGACCCACTTCCTATTGCAAACTTTATTGCCGATATTACAGATATTTTTGAAGGAGATATGGTTAGATTTACTGATTTATCTACAAATTCGCCTACACAATGGAATTGGACATTTGAAGGTGGTACTCCTGCAACTTCTACCGAAAGAAATCCTGAAGTTGTTTACAATACTTTCGGCGACTATTCGGTAACACTTGTAGTAGCAAATGAAAACGGCTCCGATTCTCTTACATTAACAAACTATATACACGTTGATATTAGAGAAGGTGTTGACTATGATAAGAGCGGTATAATTGTATATCCGAATCCAAGTAACGGATTGGTAAAAATAGAAAATACCGCCAACAACAACTTGAAAATTGATTTGATTTCATTTTCGGGTAAAATTGTTGATACAACTATAGACAACAGTTCTATTATCACACTCAACTACAATAAGCAAGCAAAAGGCATATATGTATTGAGAATTACAGATACCAAACTAAAAAAATCAGAAACAATTAAACTTATTTTACAATAA
- a CDS encoding SLC13 family permease: protein MTATIIILVVTAGLLVWGKIRSDIVALCCLLALVLTNVLTPAEALAGFSNSVVIMIAALFVVGGAITQTGLASTVSNRLLKFAGDSNLKLFLLVMIVTSLIGSVLSNTGTVAMLMPIIVSMATKSNANVSRYLMPMAYASSLGGMMTLIGTPPNLIVHNALIEAGYEGLQFFTILPVGLILLTIGIFMLWPLSRVLEKKGKRDDAEGKTTVKSPEQLANDYNLLDNIYRIVVQKGSPIIDKSLADLDITKRYSLIISEIHVRSLSPLSRSVRAFVPDANTVLSENDILYVLGEYKNILNFVKENELSFVDKQIDEEIERPKFGGKFKFNEIGMAEVVILQNSRLHNRTVKDSEFRKNYNISIISIQRNDHYIIQNIKDVKMHAGDMLLVQGTWEDIDRFSRLEKEVVVIGQPQTEASKVTLSHKAPYAAIILLLMVLSMVFNWLPPVIAVLLAAVLMILGGCFRTVRDAYRTINWESVVLFAGMMPLATAMEKTGTSALVTTNIIGLVGSYGPYAVLAGILLATSTLTMFISNTATAILFAPIAIQAAISMGLSPYPFLIGVTVAASMCFASPFSTPPNAMVMSAGKYNFMDYVKVGLPLQIVHLAVMVFVLPLIFPF from the coding sequence ATGACTGCAACTATAATTATTCTGGTAGTAACAGCTGGTTTGCTGGTTTGGGGCAAAATCCGCTCCGATATTGTCGCATTGTGTTGTTTGTTGGCATTGGTTCTAACAAACGTGCTTACACCCGCCGAGGCATTGGCAGGTTTTTCCAACTCTGTTGTAATAATGATTGCCGCTCTATTTGTTGTAGGTGGTGCTATAACTCAGACCGGACTTGCAAGTACCGTTAGCAACCGATTGCTGAAATTTGCAGGCGACAGCAATTTAAAACTCTTCCTTTTGGTTATGATTGTAACCTCACTAATAGGCTCGGTTTTAAGCAATACCGGAACGGTTGCTATGCTGATGCCAATAATAGTGAGCATGGCTACAAAATCGAATGCTAACGTCAGCAGATACTTGATGCCTATGGCTTATGCCAGCAGTTTGGGCGGAATGATGACTTTAATCGGGACTCCGCCTAACTTAATAGTGCACAATGCTTTGATTGAAGCAGGTTACGAAGGATTGCAGTTTTTCACTATTTTACCTGTGGGACTAATTTTGTTGACTATAGGAATTTTTATGCTTTGGCCACTTTCAAGGGTACTTGAAAAAAAAGGTAAAAGAGACGATGCAGAAGGTAAAACCACTGTTAAATCGCCGGAACAATTGGCAAACGATTACAATTTGCTCGATAATATATACAGAATAGTTGTTCAAAAAGGTTCGCCTATTATTGATAAAAGCCTTGCCGACCTTGACATAACCAAACGCTATTCGCTGATTATAAGCGAAATTCACGTTCGTTCACTTTCTCCGCTAAGTCGTTCGGTTCGTGCGTTTGTCCCCGATGCAAATACGGTACTTTCTGAGAATGACATATTGTACGTTTTGGGCGAGTATAAAAACATCCTTAACTTTGTTAAAGAAAATGAACTCAGCTTTGTTGACAAGCAAATTGATGAAGAAATTGAGCGCCCGAAATTTGGCGGAAAATTCAAATTCAACGAAATCGGTATGGCTGAAGTTGTAATTCTTCAAAATAGCCGTTTGCACAACCGAACTGTAAAGGACTCGGAATTTCGCAAAAATTATAACATCAGTATTATTAGCATTCAACGTAACGACCACTACATTATACAAAACATAAAGGACGTTAAAATGCACGCCGGCGACATGCTTTTGGTACAAGGCACTTGGGAAGATATCGATCGTTTCAGTCGTTTGGAAAAAGAAGTCGTTGTAATTGGACAACCACAAACCGAAGCCTCCAAAGTTACACTCAGTCATAAGGCTCCATACGCAGCCATAATACTGTTATTGATGGTGTTATCTATGGTATTCAATTGGTTGCCTCCTGTAATTGCAGTTCTGTTGGCGGCAGTTCTTATGATCTTAGGCGGTTGTTTCAGAACTGTAAGAGATGCCTACCGCACTATAAATTGGGAAAGCGTTGTGCTATTTGCCGGAATGATGCCTTTGGCAACTGCTATGGAAAAAACCGGAACATCGGCATTGGTTACAACAAACATAATAGGCTTAGTTGGCTCGTACGGACCTTACGCCGTACTTGCAGGAATTTTATTAGCAACTTCTACACTTACCATGTTTATTAGCAATACCGCCACAGCTATTCTGTTCGCTCCAATTGCTATACAAGCAGCTATTTCAATGGGATTGAGTCCGTATCCTTTCCTTATAGGAGTGACGGTTGCAGCCAGTATGTGCTTTGCCAGTCCGTTTTCTACACCACCAAATGCAATGGTCATGTCGGCAGGAAAATATAATTTTATGGACTACGTAAAAGTTGGTTTACCCCTGCAGATAGTTCATCTGGCAGTTATGGTCTTTGTATTGCCACTTATTTTCCCATTCTAA
- the dnaK gene encoding molecular chaperone DnaK: MGKIIGIDLGTTNSCVSVMEGNEPVVIQNSEGKRTTPSIVAFTDNGERKIGDPAKRQAITNPKKTVFSIKRFMGETYDRIASELPRIPYEVVKGENNTPRVKIDDRNYTPQELSAMVLQKMKKTAEDYLGQTVNEAVITVPAYFNDSQRQATKEAGEIAGLKVRRIINEPTAAALAYGLDKKNKDMKIAVYDLGGGTFDISILELGDGVFEVKSTNGNTHLGGDDFDHRIMDWLAEEFMKDENIDLRKDPIALQRLKEAAEKAKIELSSSTTTEINLPYIMPVDGIPKHLVRQLTRAKFEQLIDDLVKASIEPCRIAVKDAGIDVSDLDEIILVGGSTRVPAIQNAVEKFFGKAPSKGVNPDEVVAIGAAIQGGVLTGEVKDVLLLDVTPLSLGIETLGGVMTKLIDANTTIPTKKSEIFSTAADNQPSVEIHVLQGERSMAKDNKSIGRFHLDGIAPAMRGIPQIEVTFDIDANGILNVSAKDKGTGKSQQIRIEASSGLSDNDIKRMKEEAAANAEADKKLREEADKINQADSMIFQTEKQLKEFGDKLPADKKEVIQNGVNKLKEAHKNRDIAAIDAAMAELNQIWQAASEEMYRNTGSADAGQQGPTDSSAGSDSPNNDEVTDVDFEEVK; this comes from the coding sequence ATGGGAAAAATAATAGGAATAGACTTAGGAACAACAAACTCGTGCGTATCGGTTATGGAAGGCAATGAGCCTGTAGTAATTCAGAATAGCGAAGGAAAACGCACGACACCTTCAATAGTTGCCTTTACTGACAACGGCGAAAGGAAAATCGGAGACCCGGCAAAACGTCAGGCTATAACAAACCCAAAAAAGACAGTTTTTTCAATCAAACGTTTTATGGGCGAAACCTACGACCGTATAGCAAGCGAATTGCCACGTATCCCTTACGAAGTTGTTAAAGGCGAAAATAATACTCCACGTGTTAAAATCGACGACCGCAATTATACTCCGCAGGAGTTATCGGCAATGGTTCTTCAGAAAATGAAGAAAACCGCCGAAGACTACTTAGGACAAACCGTTAACGAAGCTGTTATTACAGTACCGGCTTACTTTAACGACTCACAACGTCAGGCTACAAAAGAAGCCGGCGAAATTGCAGGACTTAAAGTCAGACGTATCATCAACGAGCCTACAGCAGCTGCATTGGCATACGGTCTTGATAAGAAAAACAAAGATATGAAAATTGCCGTGTACGACTTAGGTGGCGGTACTTTTGATATATCTATATTGGAATTAGGCGATGGAGTTTTTGAAGTAAAATCTACTAACGGCAACACTCACCTTGGCGGTGACGACTTTGACCATAGAATTATGGATTGGCTTGCCGAAGAATTTATGAAAGACGAAAACATAGACCTCAGAAAGGATCCTATCGCTTTGCAACGATTGAAAGAAGCTGCAGAAAAAGCTAAGATAGAACTTTCAAGTTCAACTACAACGGAAATAAATCTTCCGTACATTATGCCTGTTGACGGTATTCCAAAGCACCTTGTCAGACAATTAACCAGAGCTAAATTTGAACAACTTATCGACGATTTGGTAAAAGCTTCTATAGAGCCGTGCCGCATAGCCGTTAAGGATGCAGGCATTGATGTGAGCGACTTAGACGAAATCATTTTGGTTGGAGGTTCTACACGTGTTCCGGCTATACAGAACGCAGTAGAAAAATTCTTCGGAAAAGCTCCTTCAAAAGGCGTTAATCCCGACGAAGTTGTGGCTATAGGTGCTGCTATTCAAGGCGGCGTTCTGACAGGCGAAGTAAAAGACGTACTTCTTCTTGACGTTACACCTCTATCGCTTGGTATTGAAACCTTAGGCGGAGTTATGACAAAACTTATTGACGCTAACACTACCATCCCGACAAAAAAATCGGAGATATTCAGTACCGCAGCTGATAATCAGCCTTCAGTTGAAATACACGTGTTACAAGGAGAAAGATCTATGGCTAAAGACAATAAGAGTATAGGTCGTTTCCACTTAGACGGTATTGCTCCGGCTATGAGAGGTATTCCACAAATTGAAGTTACCTTCGATATCGACGCAAACGGTATTCTAAACGTTTCGGCTAAAGATAAAGGAACAGGCAAATCGCAACAGATTAGAATTGAAGCATCTTCGGGACTTTCGGATAATGATATCAAACGTATGAAAGAAGAAGCCGCAGCAAACGCCGAAGCTGACAAGAAACTCAGAGAAGAAGCTGATAAGATTAACCAAGCCGACAGCATGATTTTCCAAACGGAAAAACAACTTAAAGAGTTTGGCGATAAACTTCCAGCCGACAAAAAAGAAGTTATACAAAACGGTGTAAATAAACTTAAAGAAGCTCACAAAAACAGAGATATTGCTGCTATCGACGCTGCTATGGCTGAACTAAACCAAATATGGCAAGCAGCCAGCGAAGAAATGTACAGAAATACTGGCAGTGCCGATGCAGGTCAGCAAGGACCTACCGACAGCTCCGCAGGCAGCGATAGCCCTAACAACGACGAAGTAACCGATGTGGACTTTGAAGAAGTAAAGTAA